In Leptolyngbya sp. SIO1E4, one DNA window encodes the following:
- a CDS encoding biotin transporter BioY: protein MFSPLDLLWALMGLILTITATWLDAFIINAPWNWSTTGVQISLGVSFQVGAVLLTACMGGKNAAALAQIAYVILGLLLFQFFGFSIFTQGGGLGYVREPSFGYLLGFIPAAWVCGYLAFQERPKLETLAYSSLCGLGIIHGCGLLYLAIASLGGWLEQVSAPAWEEILAYSLAPLPGQLIMVCAVSVLAYLLRQFLFY, encoded by the coding sequence GTGTTCTCACCACTGGATCTACTGTGGGCCTTGATGGGCCTGATTTTAACAATCACCGCCACCTGGTTAGATGCCTTTATCATCAATGCCCCTTGGAACTGGAGCACGACAGGGGTACAGATATCGCTAGGGGTGAGCTTTCAGGTTGGGGCCGTACTGCTGACGGCCTGCATGGGAGGCAAAAATGCTGCCGCTCTGGCTCAAATTGCCTACGTCATCCTCGGCTTGTTGCTCTTTCAGTTTTTTGGATTTTCGATTTTCACCCAAGGGGGCGGGCTCGGGTACGTGCGAGAACCCAGTTTTGGGTATTTGCTGGGCTTTATCCCTGCTGCTTGGGTGTGTGGCTATCTTGCGTTCCAAGAACGACCTAAACTGGAAACGCTGGCTTACAGTAGTTTGTGTGGCCTCGGCATTATCCATGGGTGTGGTCTGCTGTATTTGGCGATCGCCTCTCTAGGGGGCTGGCTCGAACAGGTCAGCGCACCTGCCTGGGAGGAGATTTTGGCCTATTCTCTGGCACCCTTGCCGGGGCAACTCATTATGGTCTGTGCTGTCTCAGTGTTGGCTTATCTGCTGCGACAGTTCCTGTTCTATTGA
- a CDS encoding PAS domain S-box protein, which yields MSSVHWRSLDSRDPFTGLAMLSDRLLYEHTPALLQAIDQEGRIIAVSHQWLMTMGYGRDSVMGQPWQTFLTPASQRLAAQYFSSAGWHQASDLTVELDFVPYAGGVMTMSLSANVVPDEREPLGYCLAVLTPVISPQSGQHASGQYRENLDQRVRDLTAELAVVNQRLQQAVRDRTLAENARLQSEHRFRLIAETIEDVFWIDDAQRQRPLYTSPTLKKVWGLSPESLEDGFEPLLECVYPEDRDLYQRWTDNSFIDPNPSAVEFRIYHPSGEVRWLYERCFPVLNDTNAPHQILGIITDITARKRAEESLRQYERIISATPDPICLIDRTYTYRLVNQAYENWLNQGQTLAGAPLVDVIGSDFFTRIVRPRLDKALAGETQRFEEWAYNPSNAEDEFISITYAPYYEADGTISGVVNSVRNLTALKRTRDRLTKTTERLRLHIANSPLAVIEWDMDIRIQGWSSQTMALFGWSAAEVENKHFTEISLFPPEDLSTIRTYFDELCHGQNHHQIILTRNHNRQGNIIYCEWYNSALLDDAGNLISILSLVQDVTQKYQAQAALLASEERWQLALRGSNDGIWDWQVATNEVFFSARWKELLGYADHELTNTYQTWENLVHPEDLPSVLIQLEAHLSGETPSYHAEYRMQTKTGEYRWILARAKAIFDEVGNPIRVVGSHSDVTDRVQAEAARRQGDLRFKAFFEQSAISMAQIALDGTYIRVNPAFCQLVGYDAADLIGEHAAKVTHPDDLPCDTRLSHEVAIGKIPAHSFDKRFVRSDGEVRYVQVVVTGVSGDQNSPVFLASVYNDITERVTAENALRNVVEGTAAVVGDDFFPVLAQQLAQSLEVDHILINQLEGEQLTTLVFWSQNQIQTGFTYPIIHTPCAHTLAEGCYCCPANVQAMFPQDADLIRLNAESYLGVVLMGETGNRLGEICAIHSQPIQHLDNAAAILRIFAARASAELERQQSNQALRDSEARFQRLAANMPGVIYRYHQYPDGSDRFSFLSAACHEIWELDPEIVYADSATVWDLVYPPDRDKLQTAIAVSQRHQKPLLEDYRIITPSGHLKWLQVVARPVIEPDGCCLWDGIFIDITECKATERALRDSEALNRAILGALPDLLLRMRGDGLCLDMQYPKNFPVVCSKEAHLGRKAQDVLTPTVAAARMVAIGQALKTGSTQIYEYQIPIDDQNRWEEARVVPLATNEVLVLVRDIDDRKQAEAALRQSEVMNRAIIGALPDLFIRLRRDGLCLDLQYPSHYRIICPPEQQIGRSIQAVMSSDLAEQRLEMVARALDNNTIQIYEYQILLDGQWRWEEARVVPIEADEVLILVRDIDDRKQTEEALKASETLNRAIVEALPDMLIRMRKDGLCLGLSYPPECSTVLGNDYAIGRNIRDILPPEIVEQRLAISAQTLATQKTQIAEYQLTVQGQLRWEESRIVPVAENEVLVLVRDIDERKQAEQEIHRLNQELEQQNHHLEELVEQRTSELMTFMNALPDQIFVVDCATNQMTFGNDGMARFAAKQHRKEFEGRTVFECFPPAQAIYYHRQNREVFNTGQGLHVEESMETPAGTLYLDTYKIPLTRPDDSVYALISTSRDVTELVQAREALTAQTAQLEATNQELQAFSYSVSHDLRAPLRHINGFIAALQQRLQVTAATDAKVAHYLDIISRSSQKMGLLIDGLLTLSRVGRRELVMRPVALKPLVENTLALLEVPLQPSQPLQITLDDLPTVQGDSTLLQQVFTNLLDNAMKFSRDRTPAQIHIGYRSDGTFWVQDNGVGFDMAYADKLFSPFQRLHSSEQFQGTGIGLAIVQRIIHRHGGQIWGESAPDRGTTIFFTLPSL from the coding sequence ATGTCCTCAGTCCATTGGCGATCGCTCGATTCCCGCGACCCGTTTACAGGACTTGCTATGCTCAGCGATCGTCTGCTCTATGAGCACACCCCAGCCCTCTTACAGGCCATCGATCAGGAGGGTCGCATTATTGCTGTCAGTCATCAGTGGCTAATGACGATGGGGTATGGTCGAGACAGCGTTATGGGGCAACCCTGGCAAACTTTTCTGACGCCAGCCTCCCAACGCTTGGCGGCTCAGTATTTCTCATCTGCAGGCTGGCACCAAGCGTCTGACCTGACCGTAGAGTTAGATTTCGTGCCCTATGCAGGGGGGGTGATGACGATGTCCCTCTCAGCTAACGTCGTGCCCGATGAAAGGGAGCCGCTGGGCTATTGTCTAGCCGTCCTCACACCAGTGATCTCCCCCCAATCCGGACAACACGCTTCTGGGCAATATCGCGAAAATTTAGACCAGAGGGTTCGCGATCTCACAGCTGAGCTTGCCGTAGTCAATCAGCGGTTGCAGCAAGCAGTTCGCGATCGCACGCTGGCTGAAAATGCGCGGCTGCAGTCAGAACACCGATTTCGCTTAATTGCTGAAACCATCGAAGACGTTTTCTGGATTGATGACGCTCAACGCCAGCGTCCGCTATATACCAGCCCCACCCTTAAAAAAGTTTGGGGCCTTTCCCCAGAAAGTTTAGAAGACGGGTTCGAACCGCTTTTGGAGTGCGTCTATCCCGAGGATCGCGATCTTTACCAACGCTGGACAGATAACTCTTTCATTGACCCCAACCCCAGTGCTGTTGAGTTTCGAATTTATCATCCTAGCGGTGAAGTTCGCTGGCTGTATGAGCGCTGTTTTCCAGTGTTGAATGACACGAACGCGCCCCACCAAATTCTAGGCATTATCACAGATATTACAGCCCGCAAACGGGCTGAGGAATCCCTCCGGCAATATGAGCGCATCATTTCTGCAACCCCCGATCCTATCTGTCTGATTGATCGCACTTATACCTATCGCCTCGTTAACCAAGCGTATGAAAACTGGCTGAACCAGGGGCAAACCTTAGCGGGGGCACCCTTGGTTGACGTGATCGGCAGCGATTTTTTTACAAGAATTGTGCGCCCCCGCCTGGACAAAGCGCTGGCCGGAGAAACCCAACGGTTTGAAGAGTGGGCCTACAATCCCAGCAACGCTGAGGACGAATTTATCAGCATCACCTATGCCCCTTACTATGAGGCTGACGGCACCATTTCTGGGGTTGTCAATAGTGTGCGTAACTTGACTGCGCTAAAGCGAACCCGCGATCGCCTCACCAAAACGACCGAGCGCCTGCGCTTACACATTGCTAACTCTCCGTTGGCCGTTATCGAATGGGATATGGATATCCGCATTCAGGGGTGGTCTTCTCAAACCATGGCGCTGTTTGGCTGGTCTGCTGCGGAGGTAGAGAACAAGCACTTCACTGAAATTTCTCTCTTTCCGCCTGAGGATTTGTCCACCATCCGCACCTACTTCGACGAACTCTGCCACGGACAAAACCATCACCAAATCATACTCACCCGTAACCATAATCGTCAGGGAAACATCATCTACTGCGAGTGGTATAACTCTGCATTGCTAGACGATGCTGGCAATCTCATCTCGATTTTGTCCTTGGTGCAGGATGTGACCCAAAAATATCAGGCTCAAGCAGCCCTCCTGGCAAGTGAGGAGCGGTGGCAATTGGCCTTGCGGGGCAGCAACGACGGTATTTGGGATTGGCAAGTTGCCACCAATGAGGTGTTTTTCTCCGCTCGCTGGAAAGAGCTCTTAGGCTATGCCGATCATGAACTAACCAATACTTATCAAACCTGGGAAAATTTGGTGCACCCAGAGGATTTACCCAGTGTGCTCATCCAGCTCGAAGCTCACCTCAGCGGTGAAACGCCAAGCTACCATGCCGAATATCGCATGCAGACTAAAACTGGGGAATATAGATGGATCTTGGCACGGGCTAAAGCCATTTTTGATGAAGTCGGTAATCCGATTCGGGTTGTCGGCTCCCACAGCGATGTGACCGATCGCGTCCAGGCTGAAGCAGCGCGGCGCCAAGGGGATCTCCGATTCAAGGCATTTTTTGAACAATCTGCCATCAGCATGGCGCAGATTGCCCTGGATGGCACCTATATCCGGGTCAATCCAGCGTTTTGTCAGCTCGTGGGCTATGACGCTGCAGACCTGATTGGTGAGCATGCTGCCAAAGTCACCCACCCAGATGACCTGCCCTGTGATACCCGGCTGAGTCATGAAGTCGCTATTGGGAAGATACCGGCTCACTCTTTTGACAAACGATTTGTGCGCTCGGATGGGGAAGTCCGCTATGTGCAAGTTGTGGTGACAGGGGTCTCAGGTGACCAGAATTCCCCTGTATTTCTAGCCTCTGTATACAACGATATCACTGAGCGGGTGACCGCTGAAAATGCTTTGCGGAATGTGGTTGAGGGCACTGCAGCCGTTGTTGGCGACGACTTTTTTCCCGTATTGGCTCAGCAGTTAGCCCAGAGCTTAGAGGTGGATCATATTTTGATTAATCAGTTAGAGGGTGAGCAGCTAACGACCCTTGTTTTTTGGAGTCAGAATCAGATCCAGACTGGCTTTACCTATCCCATTATTCACACCCCCTGCGCCCATACCCTGGCTGAAGGGTGTTACTGTTGCCCGGCCAATGTCCAGGCGATGTTTCCCCAAGATGCTGACCTGATCCGGTTGAACGCAGAAAGTTATCTGGGCGTCGTCCTGATGGGCGAGACTGGCAACCGCCTGGGCGAAATCTGTGCCATTCACAGCCAGCCGATTCAACATTTAGATAACGCTGCTGCCATTTTGCGCATCTTTGCCGCTCGCGCCAGCGCTGAATTAGAGCGGCAGCAGTCAAATCAAGCCCTACGAGATAGTGAAGCGCGGTTTCAACGACTGGCGGCGAATATGCCAGGAGTTATCTATCGCTATCACCAGTATCCGGATGGCAGCGATCGCTTTAGCTTCCTCAGTGCGGCCTGCCATGAGATTTGGGAACTCGACCCTGAAATTGTTTACGCTGATAGCGCAACTGTATGGGATCTGGTTTACCCCCCCGATCGCGACAAACTGCAAACTGCGATCGCGGTCTCGCAACGCCATCAAAAGCCTTTGCTTGAGGATTACCGCATCATTACTCCCTCTGGGCACCTCAAGTGGCTGCAGGTAGTGGCTCGTCCTGTGATAGAACCCGATGGGTGCTGTCTCTGGGATGGCATCTTCATCGACATTACTGAGTGCAAAGCCACAGAGCGAGCCTTACGGGACAGCGAAGCCTTAAACCGAGCCATTCTAGGGGCTCTGCCAGATCTGCTGCTGCGCATGCGCGGCGATGGTCTCTGTCTAGATATGCAATACCCCAAAAACTTTCCTGTGGTGTGCTCTAAAGAAGCCCATCTTGGGCGTAAAGCTCAAGACGTCTTGACCCCAACGGTCGCTGCAGCCCGAATGGTTGCGATCGGACAGGCTCTGAAAACGGGGTCAACACAAATCTATGAGTACCAAATTCCAATTGACGATCAGAATCGCTGGGAAGAGGCCAGGGTAGTGCCTTTAGCCACCAACGAGGTGCTGGTGCTTGTCCGAGATATTGACGATCGCAAACAGGCGGAAGCCGCCTTACGGCAAAGTGAGGTCATGAATCGAGCCATTATTGGGGCCTTGCCCGACTTATTCATCCGGTTACGCCGGGATGGTCTCTGTCTGGATCTGCAATACCCATCCCACTACAGGATTATCTGTCCGCCTGAGCAGCAAATTGGGCGCAGCATTCAAGCTGTGATGTCTTCAGACCTCGCGGAACAACGATTAGAAATGGTGGCTAGAGCCCTAGATAACAACACTATTCAGATATATGAGTATCAAATTTTGCTCGATGGGCAATGGCGCTGGGAAGAAGCGCGTGTGGTACCCATTGAGGCAGATGAAGTCTTAATTTTGGTGCGGGATATTGACGATCGCAAACAAACTGAAGAAGCCCTAAAGGCCAGTGAGACCTTGAACCGGGCCATTGTGGAAGCGTTGCCAGATATGTTGATTCGCATGCGCAAGGACGGGCTTTGTCTAGGGTTAAGCTATCCCCCTGAATGCTCGACGGTACTCGGGAATGACTATGCAATTGGGCGTAATATTCGAGACATTCTTCCCCCAGAAATTGTGGAGCAACGATTAGCTATCTCAGCCCAAACCCTCGCCACCCAAAAAACCCAAATTGCGGAATATCAGCTGACTGTGCAAGGGCAACTGCGGTGGGAAGAGTCTCGAATCGTGCCCGTCGCTGAAAATGAAGTCTTAGTGTTAGTCCGCGACATCGATGAGCGAAAGCAGGCTGAACAAGAGATTCACCGCCTTAATCAAGAGCTAGAACAACAAAATCACCACCTTGAAGAGTTGGTTGAACAACGCACTTCAGAACTGATGACCTTTATGAATGCCTTGCCCGATCAAATCTTTGTTGTTGATTGCGCGACTAATCAAATGACGTTTGGTAACGATGGTATGGCGCGGTTTGCTGCAAAACAGCATCGGAAGGAGTTTGAAGGCCGAACTGTATTCGAGTGTTTTCCACCGGCGCAAGCAATTTATTATCACCGACAGAACCGTGAAGTATTTAACACCGGCCAAGGTCTCCATGTTGAAGAATCGATGGAGACGCCCGCTGGCACGCTCTATCTGGATACCTACAAAATTCCCTTAACGCGCCCAGATGACAGTGTATATGCTCTTATCAGCACTTCTCGCGATGTCACAGAACTGGTGCAAGCCCGTGAAGCGCTCACCGCTCAGACCGCTCAGCTAGAAGCTACGAATCAAGAACTGCAGGCTTTTTCTTATTCCGTTTCCCATGACTTGCGGGCACCCCTCAGGCACATTAATGGGTTTATTGCAGCCCTACAGCAACGCTTGCAGGTAACAGCTGCAACGGATGCTAAAGTCGCCCATTACCTGGATATCATCAGCAGAAGTAGCCAAAAGATGGGGCTATTAATTGATGGGCTGCTGACGCTATCGCGGGTTGGACGCCGGGAGCTGGTTATGCGGCCAGTGGCATTAAAACCTTTAGTTGAGAACACCCTGGCCCTCTTAGAAGTTCCTCTGCAGCCATCTCAGCCGCTTCAGATCACCCTGGATGACTTGCCCACAGTGCAAGGAGACTCTACGCTACTGCAGCAAGTCTTTACCAACTTGTTAGACAATGCGATGAAGTTTAGTCGCGATCGCACCCCAGCCCAAATTCACATTGGGTATCGTTCTGACGGCACCTTCTGGGTACAAGACAATGGTGTCGGCTTTGATATGGCTTACGCTGACAAGCTGTTTAGCCCCTTTCAGCGCCTGCATAGTTCAGAACAGTTTCAAGGCACAGGGATTGGGCTCGCAATTGTGCAACGCATCATTCACCGCCATGGCGGGCAAATTTGGGGAGAGAGTGCGCCAGATCGCGGCACCACCATTTTCTTTACCCTACCGAGTCTGTAA
- a CDS encoding LEVG family PEP-CTERM protein encodes MQRSHLLATISAVTSTVILGAIAPSALAYDFVPQQQGEINVGLGCLDNCIDPGSIFDSIVSLEDETTGSRSRLFVDYFGEGDTEQRFDNGNIRLKTRDAGTTADGFWFRPSEYNESTGFSEEKGQLEVGTYLFNFSTKLAELTIDFFDTESSGTTGVLAINGQEIGNPDFVSKGADGNIASQTFTDVESIVIKFGLDRPQGTGDGVDFRLSGEPAASVPEPASILGLLAIAGGSFMLKKSV; translated from the coding sequence ATGCAACGCTCTCATCTACTCGCGACTATTTCAGCGGTCACATCTACTGTAATTCTTGGGGCAATAGCTCCCTCTGCCTTAGCCTATGACTTTGTTCCTCAACAACAGGGAGAAATCAATGTTGGGCTAGGGTGTCTGGATAACTGTATCGATCCTGGTAGTATCTTTGACAGCATCGTCTCCTTAGAAGATGAAACCACCGGGAGTCGTAGTCGCCTCTTCGTTGACTACTTTGGCGAGGGAGATACTGAGCAACGTTTTGACAACGGCAATATCCGTTTAAAGACTCGCGATGCAGGCACTACTGCTGATGGGTTTTGGTTCCGCCCCTCTGAATATAATGAGAGCACAGGATTTTCAGAAGAGAAAGGTCAGTTAGAAGTCGGAACTTATCTTTTTAACTTCTCTACAAAGCTAGCTGAACTCACGATTGATTTCTTTGACACTGAGTCTTCTGGGACAACTGGGGTGCTAGCAATCAATGGTCAAGAAATCGGGAATCCTGACTTTGTTTCTAAGGGCGCAGACGGGAATATCGCTTCTCAGACATTCACCGATGTCGAGTCGATTGTTATTAAGTTTGGTTTGGATAGACCTCAAGGAACTGGCGATGGCGTTGATTTTCGCCTCTCGGGTGAACCTGCTGCCAGCGTCCCTGAGCCAGCCAGCATCCTCGGACTGCTAGCGATCGCAGGCGGCAGTTTCATGTTGAAAAAATCGGTTTAG
- a CDS encoding ion transporter, with translation MTLKERIAAYLDDTNRETGGWVTGAIAALIVLSAIIFVVETYVISPQLRSILTGLDWLILSIFVAEYLLRLWTAKHWWAYALSPYGLVDLVAISPFVLGLLDMRFVRLLRWLRILRLIRFLGDRAIVGRLTAADTLAVIRIVFTLFAIIFIYAGIIFQVEQRYHPATFSSFLDAAYFAVVTMTTVGYGDITPVSDAGRLCTILMILTGIALIPTQLGDLIRRIVKVSQAVQVPCGHCGWHTHDPDAQFCKRCGAALPLQGIPSNDGKGDHPPPVMPALPFAPQSVMPVSEAADHGQRQSPPASSPEEMP, from the coding sequence ATGACGCTCAAGGAACGGATTGCAGCCTATTTAGATGACACCAACCGAGAAACGGGAGGCTGGGTAACAGGGGCGATCGCCGCCCTGATTGTTTTATCAGCCATTATTTTTGTCGTCGAAACCTATGTGATTTCGCCGCAGCTTCGCAGTATTCTCACAGGTCTTGACTGGCTCATTTTGAGTATCTTCGTGGCAGAATATCTGCTGCGCTTGTGGACAGCAAAGCACTGGTGGGCCTACGCTCTTAGCCCGTATGGCCTGGTCGATTTGGTCGCTATCTCACCGTTTGTTCTGGGCTTATTAGACATGCGGTTTGTGCGGCTGCTGCGGTGGCTGCGAATCTTAAGGCTGATTCGATTTTTGGGCGATCGCGCCATTGTGGGACGGCTAACTGCTGCAGATACCCTGGCGGTGATCCGAATTGTTTTTACCCTGTTTGCCATCATCTTTATTTATGCGGGCATCATCTTTCAGGTCGAGCAGCGCTATCATCCTGCAACCTTTAGTTCTTTTTTAGATGCGGCCTATTTTGCAGTCGTTACGATGACGACCGTGGGCTACGGCGATATTACACCCGTTTCAGACGCGGGACGGCTCTGCACCATCTTGATGATTTTGACCGGCATCGCTCTGATTCCAACCCAGCTCGGGGACTTGATTCGTCGGATTGTGAAAGTCTCCCAAGCAGTGCAGGTGCCGTGTGGTCACTGTGGTTGGCACACCCATGACCCTGATGCTCAATTTTGCAAGCGGTGTGGCGCTGCCTTACCGTTGCAGGGGATTCCCTCCAACGATGGCAAGGGTGATCATCCGCCGCCAGTCATGCCCGCTTTACCCTTTGCCCCGCAATCTGTGATGCCTGTGTCCGAAGCAGCAGATCATGGTCAACGACAGTCACCCCCTGCGTCGTCTCCCGAAGAGATGCCTTAA
- a CDS encoding lipoprotein signal peptidase, with product MRLRNQLFWVAAIVGLVFDQLTKQWVVRTFELTIPPETIALWPGVFHFTYVTNTGAAFSLFSNNGEWLRWLSLIVSLALIILGLAVPLANRWEQVGYGLILSGALGNGIDRFLNGEVVDFLDFRLIRFPIFNVADICINIGIVCLVIAAFRTPSNGHSSGGKKLRS from the coding sequence ATGAGGTTGAGAAACCAACTTTTTTGGGTCGCGGCGATTGTGGGGCTTGTGTTCGACCAGCTGACCAAGCAGTGGGTCGTCCGAACGTTCGAATTGACCATTCCACCAGAAACGATTGCTTTGTGGCCTGGGGTGTTTCACTTTACCTATGTCACCAATACCGGTGCTGCTTTTAGCCTCTTCAGCAATAACGGCGAGTGGTTGCGCTGGCTTTCGCTGATCGTGAGTTTGGCGCTAATAATTTTGGGTTTGGCCGTTCCGTTAGCTAATCGCTGGGAACAGGTGGGCTATGGGCTGATTCTGAGTGGTGCCCTGGGCAATGGCATTGACCGCTTTTTGAATGGGGAAGTGGTAGACTTCCTAGATTTTCGTTTGATTCGCTTTCCTATTTTTAACGTGGCTGATATTTGCATCAATATCGGCATTGTATGCCTTGTGATAGCAGCCTTTCGGACGCCGAGTAATGGCCATAGCAGCGGCGGCAAAAAGTTAAGATCTTAG
- a CDS encoding transglycosylase domain-containing protein, whose translation MSSSKPPTPQRTFLGNVTQAFKAVQQKIDFSQIALKSGARPAVLEVDYQGTVEHYPLLGDRYLLGRSSQSSDIVIGSPIISQVHASLTRDPNRPGRPFVIKDKKSTNGLYRGKKRLNYWVLQHGDTLSLGPTELADAVTVRYVNPPPWYFQGLRYGLYGFTGMTALVGVWIVGLEWPKIHMRPIPESVQGPVIIYAEEGSDIIPLRPEPTQAHQEKKRLAEFSPYLPKAVIASEDSRYYWHLGVDPIGIARALVTNIRGGEIREGGSTLTQQLARSVYREYVGTEDSASRKIREAIVALKLESFYSKNNLLLLYLNRVYLGGNLYGFEDAARFYFDKSATDLTLSEAATLVGILPAPNAFNPVQDYEAAIKYRNRVLDRMAGLGMVSAEEARRARRSRIEISPKAREELQSIRAPYFYAYIFEELEATLGTELAREGNFIVEATLDLDMQEDAETALQADIASNGQTLNYSQGAIVTLEAETSEIRAFVGGIDYQASQFNRASQAVRQPGSTFKVFAFAAALEEGMSPGRTFACSDLTWSGQFFEGCRSGGGALDMYRGFALSENVVALRIAQAVGLNAVMQVAQRLGIKSDLNPVPGMVLGQSEVTPLELTGAFGAIANEGVWNPPHGIRRVLDSSDCADPDDANSCRVIYEFGQVGDSNQQALSPQVAQVMTGLMQGVVQSGTGRGAYLGLGEAGKTGTTNDNRDLWFVGFLPQQDLVTGIWLGNDDNAPTDGSSGQAADLWGRYMDDVVR comes from the coding sequence ATGAGTTCGTCTAAACCGCCGACCCCGCAACGCACTTTCCTGGGCAACGTTACCCAAGCCTTCAAGGCTGTCCAGCAAAAGATCGACTTTTCGCAGATTGCGCTTAAATCGGGTGCTCGACCGGCGGTGCTGGAGGTGGACTATCAGGGAACCGTAGAGCACTATCCGCTGCTGGGCGATCGCTACCTGCTGGGCCGCAGTTCCCAAAGCAGCGATATTGTCATTGGCAGCCCCATCATTAGCCAGGTTCACGCCTCTTTAACCCGAGACCCTAATCGCCCTGGTCGCCCCTTTGTCATCAAAGATAAAAAATCTACCAATGGTCTCTATCGGGGCAAAAAGCGTTTGAACTATTGGGTGTTACAACATGGTGACACCCTGAGTCTGGGGCCAACGGAGTTGGCCGATGCGGTGACCGTTCGCTATGTCAATCCACCCCCCTGGTATTTTCAGGGGCTGCGCTACGGACTCTATGGTTTTACCGGGATGACTGCTCTGGTGGGGGTGTGGATTGTCGGGTTGGAATGGCCCAAGATCCACATGCGGCCAATTCCAGAGTCGGTGCAGGGACCCGTAATTATTTATGCTGAAGAAGGGAGTGACATTATCCCGCTGCGGCCAGAGCCCACCCAAGCCCATCAGGAAAAAAAGCGGCTTGCGGAATTTTCTCCCTACTTGCCAAAGGCGGTAATTGCCTCTGAAGACTCTCGCTATTACTGGCATTTGGGGGTGGATCCTATTGGCATTGCCCGTGCCCTGGTCACCAACATTCGCGGCGGCGAAATTCGTGAAGGGGGCAGCACCTTGACCCAGCAATTGGCCCGCAGCGTTTATCGCGAGTATGTAGGGACAGAAGACTCTGCAAGCCGCAAAATTCGTGAAGCGATTGTTGCCCTGAAGCTGGAGAGTTTTTACAGCAAGAACAATTTGCTGCTGCTGTATCTGAATCGGGTTTACCTGGGAGGTAACCTCTATGGCTTTGAAGATGCGGCGCGATTTTATTTTGATAAATCTGCCACTGACCTGACGCTGTCTGAGGCGGCTACGCTGGTGGGCATTTTGCCAGCCCCGAATGCGTTCAACCCGGTGCAAGATTATGAGGCTGCGATCAAGTATCGTAATCGTGTTCTTGATCGCATGGCTGGCTTGGGCATGGTCAGTGCTGAAGAAGCCCGGCGCGCCCGACGCTCGCGTATCGAAATTAGCCCCAAAGCCCGAGAAGAACTCCAAAGTATTCGGGCGCCCTATTTTTATGCCTATATTTTTGAAGAACTGGAGGCAACCTTAGGCACCGAACTGGCGCGGGAAGGCAACTTTATTGTTGAAGCTACCCTCGACCTGGATATGCAGGAAGATGCGGAAACTGCCCTGCAAGCAGATATTGCCAGTAATGGACAAACCCTGAACTATTCCCAAGGGGCGATCGTCACGCTTGAGGCCGAAACATCTGAAATTCGAGCGTTTGTTGGTGGTATCGACTACCAAGCTAGCCAGTTTAATCGAGCCTCGCAGGCCGTTCGTCAGCCAGGCTCTACCTTCAAGGTATTTGCCTTTGCTGCAGCCTTAGAGGAGGGAATGTCTCCGGGGCGAACTTTTGCCTGTAGTGACCTGACTTGGAGCGGTCAGTTCTTTGAGGGCTGCCGCTCTGGAGGGGGGGCTCTGGATATGTATCGTGGGTTTGCCCTGTCAGAAAACGTTGTGGCTCTGCGGATTGCTCAAGCAGTTGGCTTAAATGCAGTCATGCAAGTCGCTCAGCGGTTGGGCATCAAAAGCGACTTAAATCCGGTGCCAGGGATGGTATTAGGGCAAAGTGAAGTGACGCCTTTAGAACTGACAGGGGCATTTGGGGCGATCGCAAATGAGGGTGTTTGGAACCCTCCCCACGGGATTCGGCGCGTCCTGGATAGTAGTGACTGTGCTGATCCTGATGACGCGAATAGCTGTCGCGTTATTTATGAGTTTGGCCAGGTTGGTGATAGCAATCAACAGGCCTTATCGCCTCAGGTGGCCCAGGTAATGACAGGACTCATGCAGGGAGTGGTGCAGAGTGGTACCGGGCGGGGGGCCTACTTAGGTTTGGGGGAAGCTGGCAAAACGGGCACCACCAATGACAACCGCGATCTTTGGTTCGTAGGATTTCTACCCCAGCAAGATTTAGTCACAGGCATATGGCTGGGTAATGATGACAATGCCCCGACCGATGGGAGTAGTGGCCAAGCGGCTGACCTTTGGGGGCGCTACATGGACGATGTGGTGCGATGA